Within the Novosphingobium sp. SL115 genome, the region GCGGTCAGCGGGTTGACGAAGGCGGACGCGCCCTGCTCTGCCGTGACGCCTTCTGCCAGTTCAAGGCACATGCGCGCATCGGCAACGGCATGGGTGGCATACATGCCGCCGGGGAAGCAGGTGACGCGCTTGCCCAACAGAGCTTGCGCTTCAGGCGCATCGCCCGCCGTGATAACGGTGCCCGCGCCTTCATTGCCCACCGGCATCGCCGCGCCATGCCGCGCGGCCATGGCGCGCACGGCAGGTTCGGGCATCTGCGCCACGATCTTGCCGGGGCTGAACTGCGCCCCCGTCACGTCTGCCGGGCCGAACAGCAGGCCAAGATCGGACGGGTTGATCGGCGTTGCCTCAACCTGGATCACCACTTCGCTGCCCTTGGGTGTGGGCACGTCGAAATCCTGCACCGAAACGGTCAGGGTGCCATCGGCATCAAGCTGCGAAACGATGCGCTGGCCGCGAAGCTGGGTCATGCTTTACTCTCCGGGATATATTGCCCGGACGAAGTATAGACCTTCCGGCGGCGCGTTAAGTCCTAATTTGCTACGGTCTTTTGCCGCCAGCGCTTGTGCCACCTGATCCACGGCCCAAAGTCCTTGTCCCACCAGCGCAAGGCAGCCGACCATCGAGCGCACCTGATGGTGCAGAAAGCTGCGCGCGGCGGCCTCTACGATCACACGGTCTCCTTCCCGGCGCACGTTCAGCCGGTCCAGCGTTTTCACTGGGCTGGCCGACTGGCAATGGGCCGACCGGAACGTGGTGAAATCGTGCAGGCCGACAAGGCTCTGCGCCGCCTCGTGCATCGCTTCATGGTCAATCGGGCGGGCGATGCGCCATGCCCGGCCCGCCTCAAGCGTCAAAGGCGCGCGGCGGCAGATGATGCGATATTCATAGGCGCGACCAAGGCAGGAAAAGCGCGCGTGCCAGTCTTCGGCCACTTCCACGCAATCGATCACCGCCACCGAATGTTTGGCAATGCGCAGCCGGGCGTTCAAAGCCTCCATCATGCGGAACGGATCGAAACTGCGCGACAGATCGAAATGGGCGCGCATGGCCAGCGCATGGACGCCAGTGTCGGTGCGGCCCGCAGCGTGGACAGCGACAGTCTCGCCCGTCACGGAATGGACGGCATCTTCCACCGCCTGCTGCACGCTGGGGCCGTGCGACTGGCGCTGATAGCCCATGTAGGGCAGGCCATTCCATTCGAGCGTCAGGGCAAAGCGGGTCATACCAGCACGGTCGCCGCCGGAATGGCACGCCCGCGCAGCAGCGAGGCAGTATCCATCGCGGGGCGGCCCGCGCGCTGGATGACTGCAGGCACGATGGCCCCGTGGGCGCAGGCAATGGTCAGCCCATCGTCAAGCGTGGTGCCCGGCGCGCCTTGACCATCAGCCACGTTTGCCGCCAGCACGCGATACCGCTCGTCCTCCAGTTCAAAGAACGCCCCCGGCGCAGGCGCGAACGCGCGGATCTGGCGTTCCACGTCCGACGCATCGCGGGTGAAATCGAGGCGGCTTTCGGCCTTGTCGATCTTGTGGGCATAGGTGACGCCCTCTTCAGGCTGGACCACCGGCGGATAAGCGGCAAGATCGGCCAGCACTTCAACCATCAGATCCGCGCCCTTGGCCGCCAGCTCCGCGGTCAGATCGCCCGCCGTCTTGCCCGTAACCGATGTTTCCACCTTGGCCAGCATCGGGCCGGTATCCAGACCGCGCTCCATCTGCATGATGGTGACGCCGGTGGCTTCATCGCCCGCAAGGATCGCGCGTTGCACCGGCGCAGCCCCACGCCAGCGCGGCAGGAGCGAGCCGTGGACGTTCAGGCAGCCAGAACGCGGCGCATCGAGCACCGCCTGCGGCAGGATCAGGCCATAGGCCGCGACCACCGCGACATCGGCATTCAGCGCTGTAAAAGCCGCCTGTTCCTCTGCGCCTTTCAGGCTGAGAGGCGTGCGGACTTCGATGCCGTGCGCTTGCGCCGCCAGATGCACGGGCGAGGGTTGCAGCTTTTTACCCCGGCCCGCGGGACGCGGCGGCTGGCTGTAGGCGGCGACCACGTCATGCCCGGCGGCAACCAGCGCTTGCAGTGTGGGCACGGCGAAATCAGGCGTTCCCATGAAGATGATGCGCATAAGCTGGAAAAGGCCCTTCCGTTTACCGTCCCCGGCCCTATCTGTGCGGCGATGGCATCGCAAGAGATCGACGCATTATCGGGCGCATTGGCGCGTCTGCCGGGGCTGGGGCCGCGTTCGGCGCGGCGCGCGGTGCTGTGGCTTATCAAGCGCCGCGAAACGGCGCTGCCGCAATTGCTGAACGCATTGACGCAAGTGCAGGAATTGCTGGTGGAATGCCAGACCTGCGGCAATGTCGACACCACCAACCCCTGCGGCATCTGCGCCGATCCGCGCCGCGATGCCCGATCGATCTGCGTGGTCGAAGAAGTGGCCGACCTGTGGGCGCTGGACCGGGCGCGGCTGTTTACCGGCAAATATCACGTTCTGGGCGGGCGGCTGTCCGCGCTGGAAGGCGTGCGACCTGAAGACCTGACCATCGGCCAGTTGCTCGACAGGGTGTCGCAAGGCGGCATCGATGAAGTGGTGCTGGCGATGAACGCCACGCTGGAAGGTCAAACCACCGCGCATTACATTGCCGAACGGCTGGAAGGCGCGGCGGTGCGCGTGACGCAGCTTGCCCATGGCCTGCCGGTAGGTGGCGAACTGGATTATCTGGACGAAGGCACGCTGGCACAGGCGCTGCGGGCCAGAAGGCCCGTGGTTTAACGCCATACCGCGCCCTCGCGAAGGCGGGGCGCGCAAAAGCATGTGATGCGGGGAAGTCTTGCGACTCCTGTTCATCGCGCTTATCTGGCCCTCATGGCCATTCGCGAAATCCTTGAAGTCCCCGACCCGCGCCTGAAGCAGGTCTCTGTCCCTGTCGAAACGTTCGACGACGAGCTGAAGACGCTTGTCGCGGACATGTTCGAGACGATGTACGATGCCCCTGGCATCGGCCTTGCCGCAATTCAGGTGGGCGTGCCGCTGCGCGTGCTGGTGATCGACCTTCAGCCCGAAGACCCGGACGCAGAACCCGTGCCGTGCGACCATGACGGGCACCACCACCATCATACGCCGACCAAGCGCGAGCCACGGGTGTTCATCAACCCCGAAATCCTCGATCCTTCTGAAGAGCATACGCTTTATCAGGAAGGCTGCCTTTCGGTGCCCGAAATCTATGCCGATGTTGAGCGCCCCTCAACGATCCGCGCCCGTTGGCAGGATCTGGACGGAAACGCCCATGAAGAGGCAATGGACGGCCTGATGGCAACCTGCCTGCAGCATGAAATGGACCACCTTGAAGGCGTGCTGTTCATCGACCACCTTTCGCGCCTGAAACGCCAGATGGCGCTGCGCAAGCTGGAAAAGCTGCGCAAGGTTGCCTGAAGATAACCGGCCCTGCGGATAATCGCCGGGGGCCGGTTGCCAGCACGACATTGACGCTATAAGTTCACGCTTCGTTCTTTTCTGGAGCAAGCGTGGACACTGTCTGGATTCTTTTCGTCATCATTGCCTTGCTGGCTGGAGTCGGCGTGGGCTGGTTTCTGGGTGGACGCCCGGTGGCCGAATGGCGCGCACGGGCTGATGCGCGCGATGCCGAGGCGAAGGCACATGAAGGAACGGTCAAAGCGATGACCGTGGACCTTGCTGCGATGAGCGAGCGGGTGAAGGCGCTGGACGCGCTGGCGGCCGAACTTTTCGAAGTGCGGCGCGAACGTGATCAGCTTGCCCCTGCTCTTGCCGCCGCCCGGCAAAGCGCGGCTGACGCAGACGTCGTGCGCGCGGATCTGGTACGGATGCGCGATGAACGCGATGCGCTGGCCCCTGCCCTTGCCAGCGCGCGGCAAAGCGCAGCGGATGCCGAAATTGTGCGGGCAGAACTGGTGCGCGTGCGGGCAGAACGGGATGAGTTTCGCAACGCGCTGGAACGGCTGAAGGCCGATGCCGAAAACTTTGCCGAACAGAAACGCCTGCTGATCGAAGCGCAGGAAGTGTTGCGCAAGGAATTTGAAAACGCAGGTAACAAAGTACTGGAAAAGGCGCAGGAAACCTTTCTCGCCCGCGCGCAGGCCCGTTTTGAAGAGAGCGAGAAGACCAGCGCCGAACGGCTGAAAACGCTGCTGTCACCGGTGGATCAGCGATTGCGCAGTTATGAAGAACAGGTCGGCAAGCTGGAAAAGGAACGGGTGGATGCCTTTGGCAATCTGACCGGGCTGATCCAGTCGATGCGCGATGGGCAGGAAGCGGTGCGCGCTGCCGCAGCCCAACTTGGCAACAGCTTGCGCAACGGCCCGAAAACGCGCGGCCGCTGGGGCGAACTGCAATTGCGCAACGTGCTGGAACAATGCGGGCTTGCCGAACACACCGATTTCGTCACCGAACATTCGGTGGAAACCGACGAAGGGCGGTTACGCCCCGATGCCATCGTGCGAGTGCCGGGCAACAAGCTGCTGGTGATCGACGCCAAGGTGTCGCTGAATGCCTATCAGGATGCGTTCGAGGCCGAAGACGATGAAACGCGCAAGATTGCGCTGGGCGCGCACGTTCAATCGATGCGCAACCATATCCAAACGCTGGGGGCCAAATCCTATCAAAGCCAGTTCGAAGAGGCGCCCGACTATGTGCTGATGTTCGTGCCCGGCGAACACTTCATCGCCGCCGCGCTGGAGCGTGATCCCGCCCTGTGGGACTTCGCCTTTGAACGGCGCGTGCTGCTGGCCAGCCCGACCAACCTTGTCGCCATTGCCCGCACCGTGGCGCAAGTGTGGCGGCAGGACGGCCTGGCACGGGAAGCGCGCGAGATCGGGCGCATGGGCGGCGAATTGTATGACCGGCTGGCAGTGGCCGCCGAACACCTGAAGCGTGTGGGCAATGGTCTCGACAGTGCGGTGACCAATTACAACAAGTTCGTCGGCAGCTTTGAACGCAATGTCCTGTCTGCAGGACGCCGGTTGCGCGACAAGCACATCGAGATTGGCAAGCGCGAGGTTGAAGAAGTCCCGCTGGTGGAATCCGCACCCCGTTATGCCGACGCGGAACCGGCAGGGCTGGTGGCGGTTGATAGTGATGAAGGAGATGCCGGGGGCTGATGCGCGAACAGGGGGGGCCTGCATGGATTGCCTTGGCTGGTGCGCTGGCACTGGCAGCCTGTGGCAGTGAACCGGCGCCAGCGCCGTCCGCCACGCCCGCTGCGCCGCCATCTGAACTGCCCGATGCGCCTCCATCGGCTGAACCGGAACCTTCGTCCGCGCCGGTTATCAGCACTTCGAAAACGGCCAGTGCAGTATCGGCTACTTATGCACCGCAGGATGAATGTGCCGACAAGCCGGGCTGGCCTACGTTCCGCAAGGCGCTCGGTAGCGCCATCAAAGGGCGCGATGTCGAAGGCATGGCCGCGCTGGCCTCTGCCGATGTGACGCTGGATTACGGCGGGGGCAGCGGGATTGCCGAATTGAAGAAGCGGCTGACTGATCCTGCGTCGGGCCTGTGGAAGGAACTGGATGCGATTTTGCCGCTGGGGTGTGCGGTGGAAGGCGGGCTGGCGGCGATGCCGTGGGTGTTCTGGAACGTGCCCGACGACATCGACAGCTATAGCGCAATGCTGGTTCTGGGCGATGATACCCCCCTGCTGGCAAAGCCCGGCGGCAAGGCCGTGGGAGCGGCGGGATGGCAGATTGTCGGGATTGATCCGCTGGACTTTGCCCCCAAAGCACCGGCTACCCGCGTAACGCTGCGCGATGGTGGCAAAGGCTATGTTGAAACAGAACGACTGCGCAGTCTGCTGGATTACCGCCTGATTGCCGAACCGAAAGGTGGCACCTGGCAAATCACTGCTTTTATTGCCGGGGACTGACAGGCGGGATCAGCGCCAGATCGACCGCGTGACCGCCAGAGACGAGCCGCAAGGTATTACCGCTGCGCTGCACTTCAGGTGCGGCGGAAAGCAAGGCGTTCATCGCCTCTTCCTGTTGCCACACCGGCCCTTGGCAGAACATGCGCGTGGCCATCAGCGGGCCTGCGATCAGCCGCTTTCCTTCGATCCGGTATTCGCCACCAATGCCATTGCACCCAACGTTTGCGCCCAGCCGGTCATCGTCGAAACGCATGGAGGCCTGGGCCGGAGCCGCCGGCGGCGCGCCATCGATACGCACGATGGTCCAGCGCGTTCCTGCCAACCCTGCCGTGGTCACAGGCGCGGTTGCGCAGCCACCCAACAGGGCAGCACAGGCAACAGCAAGGGCGTAAGCTTTGACCATGGGCCTATGATACGCGCCCACCGCTGACCACGGGATTAACCGGGCAATGCGGTGTTATTCATCAAACGTGGCAAGCACTTCATAGGCAAGCACAGCGCCAGCGACGGCCGCGTTCAGGCTGTCAGCCCGGCCCTTCATCGGCATGGTCACGCGCAAATCACAGGCCATTTCATAGTCTTCGGGAAGGCCACGTGATTCATTGCCCACCATAACGAAGCAGGGCGCGGCATAAGGCGCACCGCGATAGGGCACGGCTTCGCGAAGGGAGGCTGCAACAAGCTGGCCTTCGCCATCGCGCAGCCAGCCCAGAAATTCGTCCCACCGCGCCTGCACCAGTGCCTGGGTAAAGATCGCCCCCATGCTGGCGCGCACCGCTTCAACCGAGAAAGGATCGACGCAATCATCGATCAGGATCAGCCCGCCCGCGCCCACCGCATCGGCGGTGCGCAACATTGTGCCAAGGTTGC harbors:
- a CDS encoding TrmH family RNA methyltransferase: MARKNITGYSNPTVKFVRSLREKKHRKREGKFLAEGLRLLTDAREGGRLPEILLMAQGRENHPLLDELEAAVDVAGGEVIELPVDILAKITGKENPQAVAGVFAEWDTAIQRIDRHAAPLWLVAHAMRDPGNLGTMLRTADAVGAGGLILIDDCVDPFSVEAVRASMGAIFTQALVQARWDEFLGWLRDGEGQLVAASLREAVPYRGAPYAAPCFVMVGNESRGLPEDYEMACDLRVTMPMKGRADSLNAAVAGAVLAYEVLATFDE
- the rmuC gene encoding DNA recombination protein RmuC; the encoded protein is MDTVWILFVIIALLAGVGVGWFLGGRPVAEWRARADARDAEAKAHEGTVKAMTVDLAAMSERVKALDALAAELFEVRRERDQLAPALAAARQSAADADVVRADLVRMRDERDALAPALASARQSAADAEIVRAELVRVRAERDEFRNALERLKADAENFAEQKRLLIEAQEVLRKEFENAGNKVLEKAQETFLARAQARFEESEKTSAERLKTLLSPVDQRLRSYEEQVGKLEKERVDAFGNLTGLIQSMRDGQEAVRAAAAQLGNSLRNGPKTRGRWGELQLRNVLEQCGLAEHTDFVTEHSVETDEGRLRPDAIVRVPGNKLLVIDAKVSLNAYQDAFEAEDDETRKIALGAHVQSMRNHIQTLGAKSYQSQFEEAPDYVLMFVPGEHFIAAALERDPALWDFAFERRVLLASPTNLVAIARTVAQVWRQDGLAREAREIGRMGGELYDRLAVAAEHLKRVGNGLDSAVTNYNKFVGSFERNVLSAGRRLRDKHIEIGKREVEEVPLVESAPRYADAEPAGLVAVDSDEGDAGG
- the def gene encoding peptide deformylase; the protein is MAIREILEVPDPRLKQVSVPVETFDDELKTLVADMFETMYDAPGIGLAAIQVGVPLRVLVIDLQPEDPDAEPVPCDHDGHHHHHTPTKREPRVFINPEILDPSEEHTLYQEGCLSVPEIYADVERPSTIRARWQDLDGNAHEEAMDGLMATCLQHEMDHLEGVLFIDHLSRLKRQMALRKLEKLRKVA
- the truA gene encoding tRNA pseudouridine(38-40) synthase TruA; this encodes MTRFALTLEWNGLPYMGYQRQSHGPSVQQAVEDAVHSVTGETVAVHAAGRTDTGVHALAMRAHFDLSRSFDPFRMMEALNARLRIAKHSVAVIDCVEVAEDWHARFSCLGRAYEYRIICRRAPLTLEAGRAWRIARPIDHEAMHEAAQSLVGLHDFTTFRSAHCQSASPVKTLDRLNVRREGDRVIVEAAARSFLHHQVRSMVGCLALVGQGLWAVDQVAQALAAKDRSKLGLNAPPEGLYFVRAIYPGE
- the fmt gene encoding methionyl-tRNA formyltransferase gives rise to the protein MRIIFMGTPDFAVPTLQALVAAGHDVVAAYSQPPRPAGRGKKLQPSPVHLAAQAHGIEVRTPLSLKGAEEQAAFTALNADVAVVAAYGLILPQAVLDAPRSGCLNVHGSLLPRWRGAAPVQRAILAGDEATGVTIMQMERGLDTGPMLAKVETSVTGKTAGDLTAELAAKGADLMVEVLADLAAYPPVVQPEEGVTYAHKIDKAESRLDFTRDASDVERQIRAFAPAPGAFFELEDERYRVLAANVADGQGAPGTTLDDGLTIACAHGAIVPAVIQRAGRPAMDTASLLRGRAIPAATVLV
- a CDS encoding META domain-containing protein, which codes for MVKAYALAVACAALLGGCATAPVTTAGLAGTRWTIVRIDGAPPAAPAQASMRFDDDRLGANVGCNGIGGEYRIEGKRLIAGPLMATRMFCQGPVWQQEEAMNALLSAAPEVQRSGNTLRLVSGGHAVDLALIPPVSPRQ
- the recR gene encoding recombination mediator RecR, with product MASQEIDALSGALARLPGLGPRSARRAVLWLIKRRETALPQLLNALTQVQELLVECQTCGNVDTTNPCGICADPRRDARSICVVEEVADLWALDRARLFTGKYHVLGGRLSALEGVRPEDLTIGQLLDRVSQGGIDEVVLAMNATLEGQTTAHYIAERLEGAAVRVTQLAHGLPVGGELDYLDEGTLAQALRARRPVV